The Nostoc sp. 'Lobaria pulmonaria (5183) cyanobiont' DNA window CGATCGCTTTGGGTTTCTTTTCCCCCACCTACAGGGTTACCACTGCAACCCAAAGATGTACCCAATCTCTATTCTTTAATTAACGAAATCTCATCGAAGCTACAAGCTCCACGGTTTCACCATATTTTGCTGACTAACGATTTTAATGCAGGGGTTGTTCAAAGACCACGCTTAGGTTTGCTGGGATGGCAGCAAAATTACTTAATTGTCGGTCTACCACTCATGTTAGCACTGCCACCCGAACAATTTCGTGCCGTATTAGCCCATGAACTAGGACATTTATCAGGAAATCACAGCCGTTTTAGTGGTTGGATTTATCGCCAACGTGAAACTTGGTATCGCATTATTAAAGGGCTACGACAAGGTGGAAATGAAGTATCATCGTTAATCTTTGATCGGTTTTTGACATGGTACAGCCCGTTTTTTAATGCCTATTCTTTTGTGTTGGCACGGATGGATGAATATGAAGCAGATAGATGTGCCGTTGAGCTAAGTGGAGAACAAAATGCTGCTGAAGCTTTGATAAATGTGGAAGTCAAAGCTAGATTTATAGAAAGATATTTTTGGTCTAGCATCTATAAACAAGTTGAAACAGAAATCGAACCACCAAAAATGACTTATATGGCTATGCAACAGGCTTTAAGTCAGAGACTTCATCAGGAAATAACAAGTAGTTATTTAATGGAAGCTTTAACTAAAAAAACTAATAATGCTGATACTCATCCTTGCCTGACAGATAGACTAAAAGCCTTGGGATACATCTTCAATCCTCAGCAGGAATTAGCTATATTTGCACCAATTGAAATCAGTGCTGCTCAAAAATTATTGGGAAATAGGTTAGAAAAACTTATTGCACATTTTAGTCAAGCTTGGCGAGAAGAGATAGCAACACCTTGGCGACAAAAATATGCTGATTTTCAACAATCAATAGCTACTTTAAAAGATTTAAATCAAAAAGCAAAAACACAACAGCTAACTTTAGATGAAGCTACTCAACGAGCCTTTTTAATATTTAAATTTGATGGTGAAGAAGCGGTTATACCACTATTACAAGAAATTATTCATCGTGATGCTCACCACGCCTCAGCTAATTATTTACTAGGTCAAATATTATTAAACAAACAGGATACAACCGGAATAGAATACATTGAGAAGGCAATGGATAAAGACTCAAGTATAGTCATAGAAGGTTGTCAGATAATCTGCTATTTTCTTCATCAACAAGGAAAAATTAATGAAGTAAAATCTTATCAAAAACGTGTCGAAAATTATTATGAATTAATTTTAAAAGCAGGACAAGAGCGTTCCCATGTAAGAGGAAATGATAAATTTGAATCTCATACTGTCTCAGATATAGAGGTAAATAAGCTTCGTCAGCAGCTATCTCATTACCCGCAAGTAATAAGTGCTTATTTAGTTCAAAAAAATCTGCAATATTTCCCTGAAAAACCATTTTACATTCTAGCTTTGAAGCGGAAAGTTACCTTTTTAGAAGGTATTCAAGAACCCGACCACTCTAAACTTATAAACAGCTTGTTGCAGGAAAACGAATTTCTCGGTAATGTATTCATTTTTATTTTAAATAACCATTTAAATATGGAAAAAAAACTAAAAAGGATACCAAATTCGATGATTTACCAAAAGAAAGGTAAAAAATAGCACTACAGATGCTTAAAGCTCAACATTTAAAGCTGACGCTGAGTGTTGAGTTTATGATATTTTCTTTTGTGTCTTAGTGGTTTAAAAACTATTTTTTAACTAGGAACCACAAAGACACAAACAAAAGAATACATAATTAAAGTTCATCTGTGGTTTTTTGCCCTAAGTCTCATGAATCGTCAGCTAGCTATCGAAGAACCGATATTTTCTCATCTACCAGTGTTACCGCAGGAAGTAATTGCAGGTTTAGCGGTATCTCCAGGAGGTCATTATCTTGATACGACGGTAGGCGGTGGTGGTCACAGCCGTTTGATTTTAGCAGCTGCACCAGATGTACAAGTAACGGCGATTGACCAAGATGAGGATGCTTTAGCAGCAGCGAGGAAAGAATTAGCTGAGTTTGGCGATCGCGTACAATTTATTCATCGCAATTTTGCTGACTACGAATTTCCCCCTAACACTTTCGATGGTATTTTAGCCGATTTGGGGGTAAGTTCTTACCATTTAGATCGTGCAGAACGGGGTTTTAGCTTTCGCCAAGCTGCAAATTTGGATATGCGAATGGATCGGGGGCGATCGCTAACTGCTGCGGATGTGATCAATAATTGGGATGAAGCGGATTTAGCAGATATTTTCTTTAAGTACGGTGAGGAGAGATTATCGCGGCGCATTGCGAGACGCATTGTTGAACGGCGACCGTTGCACACGACTACAGAATTAGCTGATGCGATCGCTTCTTCAGTTCCCCCTAAATACCGTTATGGGAGAATCCACCCTGCTACCCGTGTTTTTCAAGCTCTGCGAATTGTCGTCAACGATGAGTTAAAATCTCTAGAAACTTTTTTAGATAAAGCACCAAATGCCCTTGTCCCTGGCGGTAGAATTGCGATTATCAGTTTCCACAGTTTGGAAGACCGCCCAGTGAAGCATGGTTTAAGAGATTCACCTTTATTAAAGG harbors:
- a CDS encoding M48 family metallopeptidase, with the translated sequence MAFNQDPFDKLIQKLEAFANKQPHLYKLHVAFLATLGYAYIFLVLAVTLALLAGIIFLMLNAQSVNAFSLKGVLFLLAFALVLLRSLWVSFPPPTGLPLQPKDVPNLYSLINEISSKLQAPRFHHILLTNDFNAGVVQRPRLGLLGWQQNYLIVGLPLMLALPPEQFRAVLAHELGHLSGNHSRFSGWIYRQRETWYRIIKGLRQGGNEVSSLIFDRFLTWYSPFFNAYSFVLARMDEYEADRCAVELSGEQNAAEALINVEVKARFIERYFWSSIYKQVETEIEPPKMTYMAMQQALSQRLHQEITSSYLMEALTKKTNNADTHPCLTDRLKALGYIFNPQQELAIFAPIEISAAQKLLGNRLEKLIAHFSQAWREEIATPWRQKYADFQQSIATLKDLNQKAKTQQLTLDEATQRAFLIFKFDGEEAVIPLLQEIIHRDAHHASANYLLGQILLNKQDTTGIEYIEKAMDKDSSIVIEGCQIICYFLHQQGKINEVKSYQKRVENYYELILKAGQERSHVRGNDKFESHTVSDIEVNKLRQQLSHYPQVISAYLVQKNLQYFPEKPFYILALKRKVTFLEGIQEPDHSKLINSLLQENEFLGNVFIFILNNHLNMEKKLKRIPNSMIYQKKGKK
- the rsmH gene encoding 16S rRNA (cytosine(1402)-N(4))-methyltransferase RsmH produces the protein MNRQLAIEEPIFSHLPVLPQEVIAGLAVSPGGHYLDTTVGGGGHSRLILAAAPDVQVTAIDQDEDALAAARKELAEFGDRVQFIHRNFADYEFPPNTFDGILADLGVSSYHLDRAERGFSFRQAANLDMRMDRGRSLTAADVINNWDEADLADIFFKYGEERLSRRIARRIVERRPLHTTTELADAIASSVPPKYRYGRIHPATRVFQALRIVVNDELKSLETFLDKAPNALVPGGRIAIISFHSLEDRPVKHGLRDSPLLKVLTKKPIIAQEEEISNNPRSRSAKLRIAEKLL